Genomic DNA from Streptomyces sp. AM 2-1-1:
CGCCGGCCGTTCCACGGCCGCGAAGTGTCTGGAGGACCTCGGCTGGTTCGTCGTCGACAACCTCCCGCCCGCGCTGATCCCGACCATGGTCGAACTCGGCGCGCGGTCCCAGGGCAACGTGGCGCGGATCGCGGTGGTCGTCGACGTACGCGGCCGGCGCTTCTTCGACAACCTCCGCGAGTCCCTCGCGGACCTGGAGGCCAAGCACGTCACCCGGCGGATCGTCTTCCTGGAATCCTCGGACGACGCACTGGTGCGCCGTTTCGAGTCGGTCCGCCGCCCCCACCCCCTCCAGGGCGACGGGCGCATCGTCGACGGCATCGCGGCCGAGCGCGACCTGCTGCGCGAGCTGCGCGGCGACGCAGACCTGGTGATCGACACCTCCAGCCTCAACGTGCACGAACTGCGCGCCAAGATGGACGCGCAGTTCGCCGGCGACCAGGAGCCGGAGCTGCGCGCCACCGTGATGTCGTTCGGCTACAAGTACGGCCTGCCGGTCGACGCCGACCTCGTGGTGGACTGCCGCTTCCTGCCGAACCCGCACTGGGTGCCCGAGCTGCGCCCCTTCACCGGCCTGAACGAGGAGGTGTCCGCGTACGTCTTCGACCAGCCGGGCGCCAAGGAGTTCCTCAACCAGTACACCGAGCTGCTCCAGCTCGTCGCCGCCGGGTACCGCCGCGAGGGCAAGCGCTACGTGACCATCGCGGTCGGCTGCACGGGCGGCAAGCACCGCTCCGTCGCCATGTCGGAGAAGCTCTCCGCGCGCCTCGCCGCCGAAGGCATCGAGACCGTCCTCGTCCACCGGGACATGGGGCGCGAGTGACCACCGTCAACCATCGGTTGCGGAGACTGAGCAGGGCGGCCTCGCTCCGCTCCGGGCGCAGACGAGGCGGTCCGCCCAAGGTCGTCGCCCTCGGCGGCGGCCACGGACTCTCCGCCTCGCTCGCCGCTCTGCGCCGGATCACCGGGGACCTGACCGCGGTGGTCACCGTCGCCGACGACGGCGGCTCCAGCGGCCGGCTCCGCGACGAGTTCGGGGTGCTGCCCCCCGGCGATCTCCGCAAGGCCCTGGCGGCCCTCTGCGGTGACGACGACTGGGGGCAGACCTGGGCGCGGGTCTTCCAGCACCGTTTCGAGTCCCGGGGCGACCTGCACGGGCACGCGGTCGGAAACCTGCTGATCGTGGCGCTCTGGGAGCAGCTCGGCGACCCGGTGCAGGCGCTCGACCTGGTCGGCACCCTCCTCGGTGCACATGGCCGGGTCCTGCCGATGTCCGCCGTCCCCCTGGAACTCCAGGCGCAGGTCAGGGGCCACGAACCGGAGCGCCCCGACGTGGTCGTGACCGTACGCGGCCAGGCGACGGTGGCGCTCACCCCCGGCGAGGTGCAGTCCGTACAGGTGGTGCCGCACGCCCCGCCCGCCGTCCCGGAGGCGGTCGAAGCGGTCCTGGACGCGGACTGGGTGGTGCTCGGCCCCGGCTCCTGGTTCTCCTCGGTCATCCCCCATCTGCTGGTACCCGATCTGCTCGACGCGCTGGTCGCGACCAAGGCCCGGAAGGTGCTGTCGCTCAACCTCGCGCCCCAACCCGGTGAAACAGATGGCTTCTCCCCGCAGCGTCATTTGGAGGTTTTGGGGCGACACGCCCCTAAACTCGCCTTGGACGTGGTGCTGGCCGACGAGGCCGCCGTTCCTGACCGCGAGTCCCTCGCCGATGCCGCGAAGCGGCTCGGAGCCGCGGTGGAGCTGGCGCCGGTGGCCTCGCCGGACGGTGTTCCGATTCATGATCCGGAGCTGCTGGCCGCCGCGTACGACCGTATTTTTCGGATGCATGGAAGGATCGGCCCATGGCGATGACGCCAGCGGTGAAGGACGAAATCTCTCGGCTTCCCGTCACCCGGACCTGCTGCAGGAAGGCGGAGGTCTCCGCGATCCTCCGCTTCGCGGGCGGGCTCCACCTGGTGAGCGGCCGGATCGTGATCGAGGCGGAGCTGGACACCGCGATGGCTGCCCGCCGGCTCAAGCGCGACATCCTGGAGATCTTCGGGCACGCCTCGGAGCTGATCGTGATGGCGCCCGGCGGGCTGCGGCGCGGCTCCCGGTACGTCGTACGCGTCGTGGCGGGCGGCGACCAGCTGGCCCGGCAGACCGGGCTGGTGGACGGCCGCGGCCGTCCCATCCGCGGGCTGCCCCCGCAGGTGGTCTCGGGGGCCACCTGCGATGCCGAGGCGGCGTGGCGCGGGGCTTTCCTGGCACACGGCTCGCTCACCGAGCCGGGCAGGTCCTCCTCGCTGGAGGTCACCTGCCCCGGACCGGAGGCGGCGCTCGCCCTGGTCGGCGCCGCACGCAGGCTCTCCATCGCCGCCAAGGCCCGTGAGGTACGGGGAGTGGACCGGGTGGTGGTCCGCGACGGCGACGCGATCGGGGCCCTGCTGACCCGGCTCGGCGCCCACGAGTCCGTGCTGGCCTGGGAGGAGCGCCGGATGCGGCGCGAGGTGCGGGCCACCGCGAACCGCCTCGCCAACTTCGACGACGCCAACCTGCGCCGCTCCGCCCGTGCGGCGGTGGCCGCCGGTGCGCGGGTGGGACGCGCCCTGGAGATCCTGGGCGAGGAGGTCCCCGAGCACCTGGCCGCCGCCGGCCGGCTGCGCATGGAGCACAAGCAGGCGTCGCTGGAGGAGCTGGGGGCGCTCGCCGACCCGCCGCTGACGAAGGACGCCGTCGCCGGGCGCATCCGGCGGCTGCTGGCGATGGCCGACAAGCGCGCCCAGGACCTCGGCATCCCCGGGACGGAGTCCACCCTCAGCGAGGAGATGGCGGACGGCCTGGTCGGCTGAGGGCCGCCCCACCCGTCGTATACGGCCGCCGCCGGCGTCTCCTCGTGAAGACGCCGGCGGCGGTCTTTTCGCCGGCCGCCGGTGCACCGGCCGGGGACGCCCGCGGCGGGCGGGCCGCCCGGCCCCGCCGGACCCCGTGCCGCGGCGCCGGAAGGCCCGGATCGTTGGTCCGCGCAAGGGCGTTGGAGCCGCACCGGCCGTCGCGGGACGGAAGCCGCCCGGTGACCGGGCCCGGGTCCGTCCGGGGAGCGGAGGCACCGGAACGACCTGTTCCTACTGGTCAGTAGGCCCTATCGGGGCGCGGGCGAGGGCTCTCGATGTCACCCGGGGGCCACATGAGAGGTAGGGTCGGAGGCGGTCGGGGACATCCCATACATCTCGCCGGCGTCGAAACCCGGCGTACCTAACGAGGAGATCGGTTCGTGACGATCCGCGTAGGCATCAACGGCTTTGGCCGCATCGGTCGTAACTACTTCCGCGCGCTGCTGGAGCAGGGTGCGGACATCGAGATCGTGGCTGTCAACGACCTGGGTGACACCGCGACCACGGCGCACCTGCTGAAGTACGACACCATTCTGGGTCGTCTCAAGGCCGAGGTCAGCCACACCGCCGACACCATCACCGTCGACGGACACACCATCAAGGTGCTCTCCGAGCGCAACCCGGCCGACATCCCCTGGGGTGAGCTGGGTGTCGACGTCGTCATCGAGTCGACCGGCTTCTTCACCAAGAAGGCCGACGCCGAGAAGCACATCGCGGGCGGCGCCAAGAAGGTCCTCATCTCGGCTCCGGCCAAGGACGAGGACATCACCATCGTGATGGGCGTCAACCACGACAAGTACGACGCGGCCAACCACCACGTCATCTCCAACGCCTCCTGCACCACCAACTGTGTGGCGCCGATGGCGAAGGTCCTGGACGAGAACTTCGGTGTCGTCAAGGGTCTGATGACGACGGTCCACGCGTACACGAACGACCAGCGCATCCTGGACTACCCGCACTCGGACCTGCGCCGCGCCCGCGCCGCCGCCGAGAACATCATCCCGACCACGACGGGTGCCGCCAAGGCCACCGCCCTGGTCCTGCCCCAGCTCAAGGGCAAGCTCGACGGCATCGCGATGCGCGTGCCGGTCCCGACCGGTTCGGCCACCGACCTGGTCGTCGAACTCGGCCGCGAGGTCACCAAGGACGAGGTCAACGCCGCGTTCAAGAAGGCCGCCGACGACGGCGACCTCAAGGGCTTCCTCACGTACACGGAGGACCCGATCGTCTCCTCCGACATCGTGGGCGACCCGTCCTCCTGCACCTTCGACTCCTCCCTGACGATGGTTCAGGAAGGCAAGACGGTGAAGATCCTCGGCTGGTACGACAACGAGTGGGGTTACTCCAACCGCCTCGTCGACCTGACCGTCTTCGTCGGCGGCCAGCTCTGATCCTCGGATCGGCAGGCATCTCGATGTGGTGAGGGGCTCGGACGGCGCGACGCAGCGCCGTCCGGGCCCCTCGCGTGCTCATCCGTCCTTTTCCAAGGAGTCCTGGAACAGATGAAGACGATCGACGAACTTCTCGCCGCAGGGGTCGAGGGCAAGCGGGTATTCGTCCGCGCCGACCTCAACGTGCCGCTCGACGGCACCACCATCACCGACGACGGCCGCATCCGCGCCGTCCAGCCGACCGTCGCCAAGCTCGCCGAGGCCGGCGCGCGGGTCATCGTCGCCTCGCACCTCGGCCGCCCGAAGGGCGCCCCGGACCCGGCGTTCTCGCTGGCCCCCGCCGCCGCCCGGCTCGGTGAACTGCTCGGCACCGAGGTCGCGTTCGCCACCGACACCGTCGGCGAGTCCGCCACGGCCACGGTCGCCGCCCTCACCGACGGCCAGGTCGCCGTCGTCGAGAACCTCCGCTTCAACGCCGGTGAGACGTCCAAGGACGACGCCGAGCGCGGTGCCTTCGCCGACCAGCTCGCTTCCCTCGCCGACGTGTACGTGGGCGACGGCTTCGGCGCCGTGCACCGCAAGCACGCCTCGGTCTTCGACCTCCCGGCCCGGCTGCCGCACTTCGCCGGCTACCTCATCGCCACCGAGGTCGGCGTCCTGAAGAAGCTCACCAGCGACGTCAAGCGCCCCTACGCGGTCGTCCTCGGGGGCGCCAAGGTCTCCGACAAGCTCGGCGTCATCGACCACCTGCTGGAGAAGGCCGACCGCATCCTGGTCGGCGGCGGCATGGTGTACACCTTCCTCAAGGCCCAGGGCCACGAGATCGGCATCTCGCTGCTCCAGGAGGACCAGGTCCCCGTCGTGCAGGAGTACCTCAAGCGCGCCGACGAGCGCGGTGTGGAGTTCGTGCTCCCCGTCGACGTCCTCGTCGCGCCCGAGTTCCCGGACCTGAAGACGAAGGCCCCGGCGCACCCCACCGTCGTCGCCCACGACGCCATGCCGGCGGACCAGCAGGGGCTGGACATCGGCCCCGAGACGCGCAAGCTGTACGCGGCGAAGCTCGCCGACGCGGCCACCGTCTTCTGGAACGGCCCGATGGGTGTCTTCGAGCACCCCGACTACGCCGAGGGCACCCGCGCGGTCGCCCAGGCGCTCGTCGACTCCCCGGCCTTCAGCGTCGTCGGTGGAGGCGACTCCGCCGCCGCCGTCCGCATCCTGGGCTTCGACGAGAACGCCTTCGGCCACATCTCGACCGGTGGCGGCGCCAGCCTCGAATACCTTGAGGGCAAGAGCCTTCCCGGCCTCGCCGCATTGGAGAACTGAGCCAGATGAGCACCCGTACCCCGCTGATGGCGGGCAACTGGAAGATGAACCTCAACCACCTCGAGGCCATCGCCCACACCCAGAAGCTCGCCTTCGCGCTGGCCGACAAGGACTACGACGCGGTCGAGGTCGCCGTCCTGCCGCCCTTCACCGACCTGCGCTCCGTGCAGACCCTGGTGGACGGCGACAAGCTGAAGATCAAGTACGGCGCCCAGGACATCTCGGCGCAGGACTCCGGTGCGTACACCGGCGAGATCTCCGGCTCCATGCTCGCCAAGCTGAAGTGCACTTACGTGGCCGTCGGCCACAGCGAGCGCCGTCAGTACCACGGTGAGAACGACGAGATCTGCAACGCCAAGGTGAAGGCCGCCTACCGTCACGGGCTGACCCCGATCCTCTGCGTCGGCGAGGGCCTGGACATCCGCAAGGCCGGTGACCAGGTCTCCTACACCCTCGCGCAGCTCGACGGCGCCCTCGCGGACATCCCGGCCGAGCAGGCCGAGTCGATCGTGATCGCGTACGAGCCGGTCTGGGCGATCGGGACCGGCGAGGTCGCCACCCCCGAGGACGCCCAGGAGGTGTGCGGAGCCATCCGCCGCCGGCTCGCCGAGCTGTACTCGCAGGAGCTGGCCGACGCGGTCCGCATCCAGTACGGCGGCTCCGTGAAGTCCGGCAACGTCGCCGCGATCATGGCGCAGCCCGACGTCGACGGCGCTCTCGTCGGCGGTGCCGCGCTGGACGCCGACGAGTTCGTCAAGATCGTTCGCTTCCGCGACCAGTGAGTATGCGCTAGCGCCGATCCGTCGTACCCTTGCGGGGGCCGGGGTGGGTTCCACTCCCCGGCCCCCGCTGTGCGTAGCGGCGATCATCCGTAGTAGCCGTGTCTGTGGAAGCAGTCCAGGAATTTCCGGAAAGTAGGGACCAGCCGTGATTTTGGCGTTCGAGATCGCCCTGATCGTCTTCAGCCTGCTGCTGATGCTGCTGGTGCTGATGCACAAGGGCAAGGGCGGCGGCCTCTCCGACATGTTCGGTGGCGGCATGCAGTCCTCGGTCGGCGGTTCCTCGGTGGCCGAGCGCAACCTCGACCGCATCACCGTGGTCGTCGGCCTGTGCTGGTTCGCGAGCATCGTGGTGCTCGGCCTGCTCATCAAGCTGGACAACTGACGCTCCGTCCGCGATTACCGGTGACGGTGTAACTCCAACCACTGGACGCGCGTTGGGCCTTACGTAGACTGGGGCACCTTCGAGCACCATCACGCAGGGAGTTACGACCGTGGCAAGTGGCAACGCGATCCGGGGAAGCCGGGTCGGAGCGGGGCCGATGGGGGAGGCCGAGCGGGGCGAGTCCGCGCCGCGCCTCCGCATCTCCTTCTGGTGCTCGAACGGGCACGAGACGCAGCCGAGCTTCGCCCATGACGCGCAGGTACCGGAGACGTGGGACTGCCCCCGGTGCGGCTTCCCGGCAGGCCAGGACAAGGACAGTCCGCCGGCCCCGCCGCGCACGGAACCGTACAAGACCCACCTCGCGTACGTCCGCGAGCGGCGCAGTGACGCGGACGGCGAGGCCATTCTCGCCGAGGCGCTCGCCAAGCTCCGCGGCGAGATCTGAGGACAGCGGCCCCGTCCGCGTCACGGACTCGGCCCGCGTTCCCCGGGCGGGAGCCGCCGCGCCCCGCCCGCCCGTTCACCGGCCGGACACCTCCTGGGTGCCGGCCGGACCGTTTGCCGGTCCTCCCGGCCCTCGTTCCCTCCCTCTTCCCGTGCGGAGCCATGCCCGCTCGGCGCCCGCGAGCGGGATCAATTAGGTTGGGGGTGCAGCGGGGAGCAGGTACGAGAAGAATGGGCTGATACCCGGGATGAACGCACAAAGCCGAACCAAGCTCAACCGGACGCCCGAGTGGGCGGCCCTCGGCAAGCACCGTGAGGAACTGGGCGCGACCCACCTGCGGGAGCTTTTCGCCGACGACGCGAACCGCGGCGCCGCCTACACCCTCCGGGTGGGCGACCTGCACATCGACTACTCCAAGCAGCTGGTGACCGACGAGACGCTGCGTCTGCTGCGTGACCTCGCCGCCGCCACCGGCGTCGCCGAGCTCCGGGACGCGATGTTCCGCGGCGAGAAGATCAACACCACCGAGGACCGCGCCGTCCTGCACACCGCGCTCCGCGCTCCGCGCGACGCCGTGATCGAGGTCGACGGCGAGAACGTCGTGCCGGCCGTGCACGCGGTGCTGGACAAGATGGCCGGCTTCGCCGAGCGCGTCCGCTCCGGCGAGTGGACCGGCCACACCGGCCGCCCCATCAAGAACATCGTCAACATCGGCATCGGCGGCTCCGACCTCGGCCCCGCCATGGCGTACGAGGTGCTGCGCTCCTTCACGGACCGCTCGCTCACCCTCCGCTTCGTCTCCAACGTCGACGGCGCCGACCTCCACGAGGCCGTGCGCGACCTGGACGCCGCCGAGACGCTCTTCATCATCGCCTCGAAGACCTTCACCACCATCGAGACGATCACCAACGCGACCTCCGCCCGCGACTGGCTGCTCACCGAGCTGAGGGCCGGTCAGGACGCCGTCGCCAAGCACTTCGTGGCGCTGTCGACCAACGCCGAGAAGGTGTCGGACTTCGGCATCGACACGGCCAACATGTTCGAGTTCTGGGACTGGGTCGGCGGTCGCTACTCCTACGACTCCGCCATCGGCCTCTCGCTGATGATCGCCATCGGCCCGGACCGGTTCCGCGAGATGCTCGACGGCTTCCACCTCGTCGACGAGCACTTCCGCACCGCCCCGGCCGAGGAGAACGCCCCGCTGCTGCTGGGCCTGCTGGGCGTCTGGTACGGCCAGTTCTTCGACGCCCAGGCGCACGCGGTGCTGCCCTACAGCCACTACCTCTCCAAGTTCACCGCCTACTTGCAGCAGCTGGACATGGAGTCCAACGGCAAGTCCGTCGACCGGGACGGCGATCCGGTCGAGTGGCAGACCGGACCGGTGGTCTGGGGAACCCCCGGCACCAACGGCCAGCACGCGTACTACCAGTTGATCCACCAGGGCACCAAGGTCATCCCGGCCGACTTCATCGGCTTCGCCGCCCCGGTCGCCGACCTGCTGCCCGGACTCATCGCGCAGCACGACCTGTTGATGGCCAACTTCTTCGCGCAGACGCAGGCGCTCGCCTTCGGCAAGACGCCCGAAGAGGTCCGCGCCGAGGGAGTGCCCGAGGAGCTGGTCCCGCACAAGACCTTCCGGGGCAACCACCCCACGACGACGATCCTCGCCGAGAAGCTCACCCCTTCGGTCCTCGGGCAGCTCATCGCGCTGTACGAGCACAAGGTGTTCGTCCAGGGCGCGATCTGGAACATCGACTCCTTCGACCAGTGGGGCGTCGAACTCGGCAAGGTCCTCGCCAAGAAGATCGAGCCGGTCCTCACCGGGGGCACCGGCGGCGAGCAGCTGGACAGCTCCACCGCCGCCCTCGTCACCACCTACCGGTCGCTGCGCGGCCGTTGAGCCGGTGACCGACGGGGAGGGCGGGACGGTGACGGCTCGGGCGGCACCACCTCGCCTGAGACCTCCGGCCCACGAGCTCGACCGGCGTGCGGTCGGTTGGTGGCGGGCCCGGTGGTCACTGCTGACGGCGGCGCCGGTGACCGTCATCGGTGTGCTCGCCGCCCTCCTCGTCCCGGCCCGGCCGTGGCTGCTGCTCTGCGCGGCCGTCACGGCCGGGCTCGGCGTGTGCTGTGCGGCCCTGCTGCCGCGCTGGTGGTTCCGCACCCACCGCTGGGAGGTCACCGAGGACGCCGTCTACGTCCGCACCGGTCTCTTCGTCCAGGAGTGGCGGATCGCGCCGATGTCGCGCATCCAGACCGTCGACACGGTCCGCGGCCCGCTGGAGCAGCTCTTCGGGCTCGCCACCCTCACCGTCACCACCGCCTCCGCCAAGGGAGCGGTACGGATCGCGGGGCTCGGGCACGAGCCCGCCGCCGCGCTCGCCGAACGGCTGACCCGGATCACCCGGGACACACCCGGCGACGCCACATGACGGCACCCGGCACCCCCGGCGCCCTCGACGACGGGTGGCGCCGCCTCGACCCGCGGACCGCACTCGTCACCGCGGTCCTCACGGCCGGTGTGGTGGTGGGCACCGCCGTCCCGCTGGTGATGGGGTTCCTCGGCCACTTCGGTGCCGCCCGGGCCGGACTCTGGACCTCGGCCGGTGCCGTCCTGCTCACCGGCTGCGCTGCCCTCGCCGGCCACGTCCGGTGGCGCCGCACCCGCTACCGGATCGGTACCGGTCACGTGGACC
This window encodes:
- the rapZ gene encoding RNase adapter RapZ, which produces MTDHEQRPAEPSHPDRTDGAAHVSTGTTNETGDAVPAAIPELVIISGMSGAGRSTAAKCLEDLGWFVVDNLPPALIPTMVELGARSQGNVARIAVVVDVRGRRFFDNLRESLADLEAKHVTRRIVFLESSDDALVRRFESVRRPHPLQGDGRIVDGIAAERDLLRELRGDADLVIDTSSLNVHELRAKMDAQFAGDQEPELRATVMSFGYKYGLPVDADLVVDCRFLPNPHWVPELRPFTGLNEEVSAYVFDQPGAKEFLNQYTELLQLVAAGYRREGKRYVTIAVGCTGGKHRSVAMSEKLSARLAAEGIETVLVHRDMGRE
- the yvcK gene encoding uridine diphosphate-N-acetylglucosamine-binding protein YvcK; the encoded protein is MTTVNHRLRRLSRAASLRSGRRRGGPPKVVALGGGHGLSASLAALRRITGDLTAVVTVADDGGSSGRLRDEFGVLPPGDLRKALAALCGDDDWGQTWARVFQHRFESRGDLHGHAVGNLLIVALWEQLGDPVQALDLVGTLLGAHGRVLPMSAVPLELQAQVRGHEPERPDVVVTVRGQATVALTPGEVQSVQVVPHAPPAVPEAVEAVLDADWVVLGPGSWFSSVIPHLLVPDLLDALVATKARKVLSLNLAPQPGETDGFSPQRHLEVLGRHAPKLALDVVLADEAAVPDRESLADAAKRLGAAVELAPVASPDGVPIHDPELLAAAYDRIFRMHGRIGPWR
- the whiA gene encoding DNA-binding protein WhiA — encoded protein: MAMTPAVKDEISRLPVTRTCCRKAEVSAILRFAGGLHLVSGRIVIEAELDTAMAARRLKRDILEIFGHASELIVMAPGGLRRGSRYVVRVVAGGDQLARQTGLVDGRGRPIRGLPPQVVSGATCDAEAAWRGAFLAHGSLTEPGRSSSLEVTCPGPEAALALVGAARRLSIAAKAREVRGVDRVVVRDGDAIGALLTRLGAHESVLAWEERRMRREVRATANRLANFDDANLRRSARAAVAAGARVGRALEILGEEVPEHLAAAGRLRMEHKQASLEELGALADPPLTKDAVAGRIRRLLAMADKRAQDLGIPGTESTLSEEMADGLVG
- the gap gene encoding type I glyceraldehyde-3-phosphate dehydrogenase, with protein sequence MTIRVGINGFGRIGRNYFRALLEQGADIEIVAVNDLGDTATTAHLLKYDTILGRLKAEVSHTADTITVDGHTIKVLSERNPADIPWGELGVDVVIESTGFFTKKADAEKHIAGGAKKVLISAPAKDEDITIVMGVNHDKYDAANHHVISNASCTTNCVAPMAKVLDENFGVVKGLMTTVHAYTNDQRILDYPHSDLRRARAAAENIIPTTTGAAKATALVLPQLKGKLDGIAMRVPVPTGSATDLVVELGREVTKDEVNAAFKKAADDGDLKGFLTYTEDPIVSSDIVGDPSSCTFDSSLTMVQEGKTVKILGWYDNEWGYSNRLVDLTVFVGGQL
- a CDS encoding phosphoglycerate kinase; protein product: MKTIDELLAAGVEGKRVFVRADLNVPLDGTTITDDGRIRAVQPTVAKLAEAGARVIVASHLGRPKGAPDPAFSLAPAAARLGELLGTEVAFATDTVGESATATVAALTDGQVAVVENLRFNAGETSKDDAERGAFADQLASLADVYVGDGFGAVHRKHASVFDLPARLPHFAGYLIATEVGVLKKLTSDVKRPYAVVLGGAKVSDKLGVIDHLLEKADRILVGGGMVYTFLKAQGHEIGISLLQEDQVPVVQEYLKRADERGVEFVLPVDVLVAPEFPDLKTKAPAHPTVVAHDAMPADQQGLDIGPETRKLYAAKLADAATVFWNGPMGVFEHPDYAEGTRAVAQALVDSPAFSVVGGGDSAAAVRILGFDENAFGHISTGGGASLEYLEGKSLPGLAALEN
- the tpiA gene encoding triose-phosphate isomerase, with amino-acid sequence MSTRTPLMAGNWKMNLNHLEAIAHTQKLAFALADKDYDAVEVAVLPPFTDLRSVQTLVDGDKLKIKYGAQDISAQDSGAYTGEISGSMLAKLKCTYVAVGHSERRQYHGENDEICNAKVKAAYRHGLTPILCVGEGLDIRKAGDQVSYTLAQLDGALADIPAEQAESIVIAYEPVWAIGTGEVATPEDAQEVCGAIRRRLAELYSQELADAVRIQYGGSVKSGNVAAIMAQPDVDGALVGGAALDADEFVKIVRFRDQ
- the secG gene encoding preprotein translocase subunit SecG, with translation MILAFEIALIVFSLLLMLLVLMHKGKGGGLSDMFGGGMQSSVGGSSVAERNLDRITVVVGLCWFASIVVLGLLIKLDN
- a CDS encoding RNA polymerase-binding protein RbpA, with the protein product MASGNAIRGSRVGAGPMGEAERGESAPRLRISFWCSNGHETQPSFAHDAQVPETWDCPRCGFPAGQDKDSPPAPPRTEPYKTHLAYVRERRSDADGEAILAEALAKLRGEI
- the pgi gene encoding glucose-6-phosphate isomerase, translating into MNAQSRTKLNRTPEWAALGKHREELGATHLRELFADDANRGAAYTLRVGDLHIDYSKQLVTDETLRLLRDLAAATGVAELRDAMFRGEKINTTEDRAVLHTALRAPRDAVIEVDGENVVPAVHAVLDKMAGFAERVRSGEWTGHTGRPIKNIVNIGIGGSDLGPAMAYEVLRSFTDRSLTLRFVSNVDGADLHEAVRDLDAAETLFIIASKTFTTIETITNATSARDWLLTELRAGQDAVAKHFVALSTNAEKVSDFGIDTANMFEFWDWVGGRYSYDSAIGLSLMIAIGPDRFREMLDGFHLVDEHFRTAPAEENAPLLLGLLGVWYGQFFDAQAHAVLPYSHYLSKFTAYLQQLDMESNGKSVDRDGDPVEWQTGPVVWGTPGTNGQHAYYQLIHQGTKVIPADFIGFAAPVADLLPGLIAQHDLLMANFFAQTQALAFGKTPEEVRAEGVPEELVPHKTFRGNHPTTTILAEKLTPSVLGQLIALYEHKVFVQGAIWNIDSFDQWGVELGKVLAKKIEPVLTGGTGGEQLDSSTAALVTTYRSLRGR
- a CDS encoding PH domain-containing protein; the protein is MTARAAPPRLRPPAHELDRRAVGWWRARWSLLTAAPVTVIGVLAALLVPARPWLLLCAAVTAGLGVCCAALLPRWWFRTHRWEVTEDAVYVRTGLFVQEWRIAPMSRIQTVDTVRGPLEQLFGLATLTVTTASAKGAVRIAGLGHEPAAALAERLTRITRDTPGDAT